ATATGTAATGATATGGACTGTATTAATAGTCATTTAGgtcttattttggattttatttaagTTTGGTTATTTATTTGGGTTTAGTAGTAAAAGCTCAAGGATTCCAAGGTTTTAAGAAATCCAAGTTCTACCAGGAATAGGTATTAGTCTTCTATTTTAAGATTTGTAATCCTTTCTATTGAGAAggataataataaattttcagatttttagaGAAGCAATGAAACTTGTCAAAGGCTTGTGTGATGCAACCTTCTTTGAGGTGTGATGCCAAGGAAACTGTAGGTGTGATGCCTAGaagtttatcttttctttcacGTTCTTACATTCCGACAACTTAAACCCTTTCAAATTTGTCACTATTAAACCACAAAATCCAAAGCTTCAAAACCCTAAGCCTACTGTCCTTATGATTTTGATTACCTTGGTGAAAACTAACCATCTCATCATAAAGCCTTTGTTTAAGTCTATCTTGAAAATTTGAAGAACCTTTTCTTTAAGACGCATCTGTAACTCTTCCCAATGCATAATCAAAGGCATGTATCACTATGAGAAAACATAGTGCAAAatcttgctctgataccaaaattaACGTAGGacatttaaaacaaacaaaactggCTTCTCACTGCCTGCATCACTTTCTCTTTCTATTGTCCTACTGCTAAATGCTTTTTTTTCAACATCTATATATGCCTAAATGTTGATTGCTATGCTGTGGATTGGATATCAACCTAGCATATATGTCCTAGAAACTCTAGGTGTATTGACAGAggacatttaaaaataaataaaacaaactaaaatTAGCTTCTCACTGCCTGCAtaactttctctttctttgtgcTTTTGTTTCAAAATCTATGTATGCTTAAATGTTGATTGCTAAGCTGCAGATTGTACATCAACCTAGCACGTGTCCTAGATGCTGCAGGTGTTTGGTTCCAATTATCCCTACCATAGAGACAAGACTGAAACTACCTCGCCCATTAAACTACCTCGCCCTTGAGCTAATTCAGCTGCAACAAGGCAGCTAAATTCAGCCTAAGCTGGGTTGGGACCATTGGGTAAGGGTTAAAAATTTTACACTTTGAGAGTTTATAAAACACCATTAAATATTTATTGCTTTCCACCATATATTCCTACCCACTagaatttttctctctccttatttattgctGAATAAGGTACAAATTAACCTTTTGAATCGTATTTTGAGTATTCCTGTAAATTTACTGATGTATATCTTGTATTTGTGATGCTCTTTAATTTCATGGTCTAGtttaattactaattagtaaaaattatttttattttgggaattTATATTGGTCACACTCATTTACAATGGTAGATCTTACTTCAAAGTATGGtgcatatttttcaattttaaagtttagaaaattatCTTGGGTGATTTCCTGTTTCTCTTTCTTAATGTATATCAGTCTTACCAAGAGCCTTGTAATTCAATCGGCACTTCTTGTTGTTTCAAAGGGAGAcatttagggttcaaatccccccaaCTAGCTAtcaaattgttattattattattttttaaataactgGTCAGTCTTCTACAATGACTATTGGGTTCTTTATGATTAttgttagatatatatatatatatatatatatatatataaaatacaaaataaagtaTATGTAGTGGCAGATTTAAAAttgtgtgtgtgaaactttGAAATGAGAAGGGGatggtttgatattttttgatTAGGAGTTGCACTTttcccaaaaattatttttatgtttttgtggttgtgtttgtttttgttttaggcATTTTATGGTTTGCATTGTGGCAAGAAACAAGCCATCATAGATAGGAGATACTGTGGATGGTGAAAAGCCGTGGAAAATGGTTTTTGTAACCATGGGAACTACTTGTTTTGATGCTCTTGTTAAAGCAGTGGATACTTGGGAAGTTAAGCAAGAGTTGTCGAATAGAGGCTATACTGATCTTGTCATTCAGATGGGTTGTGAATCATACACGCCCACTAaggtattattttaatctttaacATTGGCTGTACTATCTTGTTATATCAGGTGTTATggtttctaataaaattatagtaATTCAATTTATTGTTAGAACATTGCTTCTTAATTTGAATTGAATGTTTTGTGCCACTTTGAGATAAATTCTAGGGGTTTGGGAAAGTTATAATGATGAATTTTCAGGTTGAAGTTTCTACGTATTTAAACCTAATAATTTCTGAAGCAAAGATGAAGAGCATGTCAGTCTTGAAGATTTTATCAGATTCTTTCATCTGTTATGCTCTGtcaaaaattttatagaaaatttgaaGAATTCTGTATAAATATCAGGATGGACAATCTTGACAATTTGTATCTACAACCtcatattctctctcttcttggaTTTGATCTGTTGAGATGCAAAAAAGGTGAGTaacaccaacaaatcaccaaaggTGGAGAAAGGGCTACAAGTAATTATAAAAAGGAGTACTTGTGTGCTGAAAGGTGATTTGGCATTTAagtattaaattttgaattcaacttgaaataaaaaaaataaaaaaataaaaaaagaagaagaaacatatTAACTATAATTTGAAGTCGAGTTCTCCTCTGCTTGTAAGAACAAGGTGGAGGGTACAGTCATGGGTTCAAGAGCCTCCAACTGCACGTGTAGTTAgtgataaaagaaagaaaaaaaagaactatgCTTAGAGCCAAGTTCTGTCAAAATATTTACCAAAAGGTCCATAAAAAATTCCACACACATTTGATATTAATGTTctaaaccttttctttttgtgcagTCTGGAGGAGAAGATGGGTCCCTAGCTGTAGACTTCTTCACTTTCTCATCAAGTATTGCGGATTATCTGAGATCTGCATCTCTGCTGATCAGTCACACAGGTAAGCACTTGATAACTATGTTCTAATTTCTTATCCTTTGTTGGAAATGGCCAGATTTTACTGATATGACACTTCTTGCCTATGCTTAATTTATTATCTGATGAATTGGGCTTCATTTGGAAGATTACTGgttcaaatttttcattagaCTGATACTAGTCATTTGGACGTTTGATCCTTCACGATAATATCATCAGGATGGTGTGTGGATATGTTATAACTTTGTTACCTTGATAGTTTAGATTAATTTCAGTCCCCAATTTGGTTgcttatatcaaaattttagcctTAAGGCTAACATATTAGGCTCGAAGATTAATCATACAAGTTATTGGGAGTAGAACATAAGTCCTTGCGGACTTTCCTAAGgatgaaaaagataaaatattaacaaaaaccAAGCCCTTGTGAAAACTTAAACAGGTGcattctcttaaaaaaagttGTGTTAGATTGATACCAACTCATCATTTCTTTCAACTTCTATGTATATGACTTCCCTTCAATTCTCATTCCTATAGTTGTCATTGGGAAATCTCCTGGAATGTTGGAATGTTATTATTGGACTGGATTTGCTTAGTTTTCCGCGGAAATGTTTACTTGATCATTGAATATAGCTGCCACACATCAGATGAACTTCTGAAATAGTAATAATCAAATTTGAGTCGGGCATTATTGTAGGATTTGTCCCATCTTCTAGAAGgaacaaaataatttgtacTTATGTACATCAGTACATGAAAGGAAAAGTTATCTGCAGGCCAACCTTATCTACCCTTCTATTAATGAGGATGGTATTAGTCACCAAAATTCCATGAAGCAAATAAATTGTGGAGCCAATACAACTAACGACAACGCAAATTGTACCGAAGTCCATGCCACTTGTATTAATTTCGAAGCAGCAAAGATAATTTTTGCTGTCCAAGAACTTTAAGCTGCCTGCAGTTTGGCATGTTGGGGTTGGATACAGTGCAGAGGTGGGCTTAGAAGCTGCCTCAGAATATCAGTGTCAACCCTCACCAACCCCCCACCCCCAACTTTTTCTGTCTTTtctgtcttctctctctctctctctcactaacACAAAGATGCACAATTAAAGTTCTTTAAGCTGTATGTCTAAGTTTTGGATTGTTAGGATTCATATTCGCTGTACCAATTTGTAATTATCTGACTGATTTTTACCATGGTGCTGGGTGAGGAAAGCATAATTGAGACTTTGTGATTAGTTAAGCCTTTAATTGTGGTGGTGATTGAGGATTTGATGGACAATCATGAAGTAAGTTGGCAGAAGAAGTAGAGGAGAGGAAGCATTTGTCCTGTGCCTGCTCTCAAACACTCTTTAGAGGCTATGTAAAAATGTGTGGTCAAGTGGGTGGTGCAACTTTATTATCACACACAAGTAGCTGATCCGTTTGAAGATTGCAATATGGAGGAGTGGGTGGAGTCCACCCAAGTAATTGGGCCATAGCTTAAGATGTAGACAATGACAGAATAGACTGGGTTATTTCCAATAATCTGGGCCCTCTGCCGGATGATGGGTTAAAAGGCTTCACTTCAAGTAGGTTAGAGAACGCGATAGCTTTGTGACTCATAGTGGGTGAGTAGGGACCCGCCTGACCCAGACCAAAGGGCTTTGTGCGGGTTAGGTGGATGTTTGGGAGTTCGAACTTGTGCTCAGGCCTTTTTGGATTGGTCGCGGGTTTAACCCGACCTGTCTGATCCTGaaatttcctttatttatttatttaattatttttcttcttttgagtttttaaaCTTTGGGCGGGTTTGATGTTACATTCCCTAATATAGcattctcaaacccaaaaaatatcgtctttttaaaattatatatttttatttctaattataAATAGAGTAATactacatgtacaaactagtttacaatattttacaaattattgatgtggtaaattcttactagttctaatttagactaccactaacatcacatttttgtttaccaataattatttggaaaattCCTAAgccacatcaataatttgtaaaaatattgtaaaataatttgtgtataTAGTATtactctataaaaaataaaaataaaaataaaaatcttgttGTAGATTTCCCTCGTATTTCCTTTTCCAATTTAAAACCTTAACTAAATATCAGGTTACTTGCTACACTAGGTTAAGAGAGTAATTCTACCGTACCCTCCAAAAAAAGGGGAGGTACTGTACTCACTAGTAGGTAACTTGCTATGCtagttacttttttctcacatttgacggttctatcTCCAGAATgtgcagtttcaacatcacatgtgacagttcttgtgccacatttggtggttcccttatttttttctcacatttgacggtttcatcctcacattgtgcagttctaacattacatgtgacaattcttttctcatatttggtagttcccttaatttttttctcatatttgatgttttcatccttacattgtgcagttccaacatcacatttgatagttcttttgttacattcggtggttcccttatttttttcttttcacatttgacggtttcattaTCACATTGTATAATTCTaatatcacatttgacagttcttttgtcacatatagtggttcttttattttttttcctcaaatttgatagttccattgtcacattaaGTAGTACCAACATCGCCTCTGACTCTACTTTTGCactgtgacagttcttttgtcacattgagtggtttctttacttttttctcacatttaacggTTTCATCTTCACATTATGTAGTTTTAACATCACATGTTTATCATTttctaattaacattaatgtGCAAGATTAATATCGAtatattaattagttaattaattaagtaattatttatttgtttagttatacatatttatatattttataagttaAGCTTTGTAACAATTTAGTGCATTAGCATGGTGGTAATTCGGTTATGTTTTTGCCTAGCACTTTGGTTCGAATCTTAGCTCTTCACGCctccaattttaattttttgaatttttaattttcctcaAGGTCCATAAGCAGCAAAGCCCACAAGAAATACGCCCAAGAAAAAACCCTAGTTCATCCCAAATCTTCTTTCCTTCAATGTTGATGATAACGGCCAttgtttttcctctctttctttgccCTTTTATTCGAAGTCTCCACCGTTTCTCATCACTAAAATCTCAGTATGTTTCATCCTTATTCTTTAGTTTTCCATCTGAGTTTTTTTAACTATTGCCATTTGGCTTTTGTATTgctaaattgttattaattttgttttgtttttgttttcctttctgTTTCGTAGGATTGCTAGGAACAAAACCCAGAAgcttatattttttctattattcttTTTGGTTCCTAGCAGGTGAGAGAATAGTTAATTTGTATAGACTTGAACTATTaagcttttaattttatttataatactaatttcaatttagttttcttttctttttctttttttccagctggatttttttttgtattgccATTTGGTTTTTTCATGAATCAtcgtttttaattttgttttgttgttggttTCCTTTTGTATAGTAGTATAAAATAGTGTTGATTTATACTTTCTATACTTTCTATGgttatgtattaatttttttaggaataatATATTGgtcctctttattttattttatcgaAAAGTGAACATCTTTGTTTAGGAATAATATGTCCACATGGATCACAATATAGAGAATGAAGGGAAGGTTGTTTTCATTGATGTGGAAAAACATTAGAGCACTGTCTTCGAAAAAGGAATAGATCAATTGACTGATGTCCAAATCACTGGTTTGAAATTTAGTTCCCTAGATGATGGTGGAGAATTATATAACACATATGCAAAGTTGGTTAGCTTTAGTATTCGCAAAGATGAGATAAAGCGTAATAAAGATAACATTGTGACCTCTAGAAGATGGGTTTGTGCAAAGGAAGGATTGTGAATTAGGAAAAATGAGGCCAATTTAAATTGCATGCATGAGAGACCAATAACAAGAAGTGGTTGCAAGGCCGCTTTTCGTATTAGGTTTGAACGAAAGTTAGGTGAATGGGTGATAGGagagtttaaatttaaaaggaGCATAATCACGACTTAGTTATGCAATTTGAGACTCAATTTCTCTGTTCGCATAGGACTATTAAGGATTCTGATAAGGCTCAGATTATAGCATTGCATAATGTTGGGgttaaatcaaatcaaatcatgTAACATTTGATCCAACAAGTTAGAGGATACGAGAATATGGGGTTCACTCCAAAAGACCTCTACAACCATATAGTGGCAAATCGCAACAACAGTATGTGGGATGGTGATGCTGAATGTGCTTTGGCATATTTACAAGCAAAAGCAGATATGgactcctctttttttttttcaatacacTGTTGATGAAGAAAGCCGTTTAGCTAATCTGTTTTGGACAGATTCTCAAAGTCACTTAGATTATGCATGTTTTGGAGATGTAGTCGCATTTGATACAACATATAAGACGAATGTATACCAAAAATCCCCTTATTATATTGGTAGGAGTCAACCACCACCGATAGACTATAGTATTTGGTTTTAGACTATTGGTTGATGAGACCATCAAAACATATACTTGGGTGTTGCAAAATATGCTTGTAGCAATGAACAATAAGACTCCTATTTCAGTTGTGATAGATGGAGACAAAGTAATGAGTAAAGCTATTAAAATGGTTTTTCCAGAGTCTCGACATCGTTTATGTGTGTGGCATCTTGAAAGGAATGTTACACACATAAACGATGTCGAGACTCTAGAAAAACCATTTTAATAGCTTTACTCATTGCTTTGTCCCCATCTATCATGACTGAAATAGGAGTCTTATTGTTCATTGCTATAAGCATATTTTGCAACACCCAAGTATATGTTTCGACGGTCTCATTAACCAATAGTCCAAAACCAAATACTATAGTATGCCGATGGTGGTTGACTCCTACTAATATAACAAGGGGTTTTTGTATACATTCATCTTATATGTTGTATCAAATGCGACTATATCTCCAAAACATGCATAATCTAAGCGACTTTGagaatttttccaaaatagatTAGCCAAACGACTTTCTTCATCAACAatgtattgaaaaaaaaaaaaaaaaaatgaggagtcCATATCTGCTTTTGCTTGTAAATATGCCAAAGCACATTCAGCATCACCATCCCACATACTATTGTTGCGATTTGCCGCTATATGGTTGTAGAGGTCATTTGGAGTGAACCCTATATTCTCGCATCCTCCAACTTGTTGGATCAAATGGTCcgtgatttgatttgatttgaccCCAACATTATGCAGTGCTATAATCTGAGCCTTATCGGAATCCTTAATAGTCTTGTGAGAATGGAGAATTGAGTCTCGAATTGTGTAACTAAGTCATGATTATGCTCCCTTTTAAACTCTCCTACCACCCATTCAAACCTAATACGAAAAGTGGCCTTGCAACCACTTGTTGTTATTGGTCTCTCACGCATGCAATTTAAATTGGCCTCATTTTTCCTAATTCGCAATCCTTTCTTTGCACAAACCCATCTTCTAGAGGTCACAATGTTATCTTTATTACGCTTTATCTCATCTTTGCGAATACTAAAGCTAACCAACTTTGCGTATGTGTTATAAAATTCTCCACCATCATCTAGGGAACTGATTCTCAAACCAGTTATTTGGGCATCAGTCAATTGATGATCTATTCCTTTTTCGAGGACAGTGCTCCAATGCTTTTCCACATTAATGAAAACAGCCTTCCCTTGTTTCTCTGTATTGTGATCCATGTGGACTAATATATTATTCCTAAACAAAGAAGATGTACacttttcaataaataaataaataaaggggaCCAATATATTATTCCTATATCATGATCCACTGTAAACATCTCTATATCAATCCATGTGGACCAATATATTATtcctaaaaaattaatacataacCATAGAAAGTATAAATCAACACTATTTTATACTACCATACAAAAggaaaccaaaaacaaaacaaaataaaaaatgatggtTCATGAAAAAACCAAACggcaatatcaaaaaaaaaaaaatccaacaggaaaaaataaagaaaaggaaaccaaattgaaattagtagtataaataaaattaaaagcttAATAGTTCaagtatataaaaattatatattctctCACCCGCTAGGAACCAAAAggaataatagaaaaaatagaagcTTCTGGGTTTTGTTCCTAGCAACCTTGCGAAACcgaaaggaaaacaaaaacaaaacaaaattaacaacAATTCAGCAATACAAAAGCCAAACAGCAATAGTTAAAAAACCCAGATGAAAAACTATAGAATAAGGATGAGACATACTGGGATTTTAGTGACGAGAAACGGTGGAGACTTCGAACAAAAGGGCAGAGGAAAAACAGCGGCCATTATCATCGACATTGAAGGAAAGAAGATTTGGGATAAACTAGGGTTTTTTCTTGGGCTTATTTCTTGTGGGCTTTTCTGCTTATAGACCTTgaggaaatttaaaaattcaaaaaattaaaattggagGTGTGAAGAGCTAGGATTTGAATCAGAGTGCTAGGCAAAAACATAACCGAATTACCACCATGTTGATGCACTAAGTTGTTACAAAGCTTAACTTATAAATATGtataactaaataattaattaattaacttattaATATATTGATATTAATCTCACacattaatgttaattagaaAATGATAAACATCTATAAAGTGACCTCAACTATGTCATTTTAGAAGGAGATATGCCTTGACCATTACAAGAATCCAAGTGTTACCAAGCCATccattttgagtttttaaagCTATCACACCATCATATGTCAGAATCCTTAGAGTTTATAAAACAACTTCATCAAGAGATAAAGAGTATCATAATTGCTTCTAaaacgaatatatatatatatatagaaagagagagagattgaagcAACTAAAAGAAAACAATGCCATAAATTATATGGCTTAGTTTCAAATCCTAGTAAAGAGGTCTTACTTACATTGAGGAGTTAGTGAGGGCTACTATCAACCACCCATATGAATGAACAAAGTATAGAGATGAAAATTGACCTTTTAACAGCCAATTATGTTTAAATTACACGTTCCAATATTTTATAGGAACAAATACCAAATGACTTTAGAAtgaagagtttatataaattttgcgaaaccctgagagagagagagagagagagagagagagagagagatcaatgCTTTGTGGCACTGATAAGTCTTCAACAATGAGAATATTTCATTGCTATTAGGGCTCTCTCAGGCTTAGCTAGTGGAGGCTCTGTTGACTCAAATGAGGCTCACACTTATCATTATGGTCGAAATGCTAAACTCTCAaggataaaattattttgataaatttttttacaaggaCTAGGTTGTTCGTTTTTTGTAAAATTGGTCAATTGtgcttaattatttttatctttatataggtaatttttgttattatggaaaatttttgggatgtttattttgttttagataggtctaaatgtaataataattttatgaaacaaaattGCATAGACACTTTAGTTGGGGTGATAATACTCGTGTCAGACACAGTCGTTTGGGACACTTCTACACACGTGGATCTAatgaaaattcctaaaaaacataaaacctgATATAGTAGCCTTGATTGATGACTATTTCATACTGGATCTGTAGTTTCAATTCAAGtgtttattgaaaattttaaaattatcaacaatctttggattggattttttgCATAACTTGCTAATTGTATAGTCTCCCTATTTCCAACCTTAGacaccaaaataaaaacacaactaTGATTAAGTTGCAAATGTTACATAAGAACAATTAGAGAGCACGTAAGGTTATACATCTTcggttttatagtatatataaataataaaaatataaacatcaaGAAAGTAACcttaact
The DNA window shown above is from Quercus lobata isolate SW786 chromosome 7, ValleyOak3.0 Primary Assembly, whole genome shotgun sequence and carries:
- the LOC115952678 gene encoding UDP-N-acetylglucosamine transferase subunit alg13-like, which translates into the protein MVFVTMGTTCFDALVKAVDTWEVKQELSNRGYTDLVIQMGCESYTPTKSGGEDGSLAVDFFTFSSSIADYLRSASLLISHTGRYDPECDGSYQGKYVGS